Within Thermoanaerobaculia bacterium, the genomic segment CCTAGACCAGTAAAATTCATGAAATAAATGAATTGGGTGAGTTTAAAGAAATTTTTCAGTGGCGAGGTAATGGTTTCTCACCTCCTTAATATATTTCGGGTTTCGCAAACGTGCACATAAGTTTTTCCCTGCTTCGCTGGTCCGGTTTACACCTCAAAAACATATTGGCAAGTTTGCTCGCTTCCCGGGACTATTAACCAGGAGGTGAAACAAACAATGAAATCAAAAGAAAAACTAATATTGAGTTACCTTCGCAGAAATGCAAGGGAAACTTTGACATCGTTAAGCAAATTGACTGGTTTTCCAGTCAGCACATTGCATGACAAAGTGAAAAAGTACAAAAGCAATACAATTTGCAGGTACACAGTATTGTTCAACGAGAAAATACTGGGCTATGAGATTAAGGTGCATGTACTCATTAAATCCCTATCGCCCCGAAGAGAAGAACTGATTGATTACTTGAAGTGCCATCCCAATGTCAACCGGCTTGCCAGGATAAATAACGGTTTCAACTTATTCATGGAACTGATATTTGCTTCTATTCAGGAAGTCGAGGATTTTCTGGAAGAGATGTCTGGCAGGTTTCACATTTCAGAGAAAAAAGTCTACTGGCTAGTGGACGAAATCCTGAGAGAAAACTTTTTCAGCGACCCTGAAATTGCAAAGGCATGCATACTTCAGCAGGAAATGAGAGAGGCGATGTGAGATGATTAAGAAAACCTCTCAATCGCTTATCAATAGGACGCAACATTACTGTAAGCATTGCTGCAAGAGACTGCCAGATTATCACGATGTTGAGCTTTGCTTGAAATGTGAAGAGTTGATTCTGGATGTGATTCTGGAATCAGTTGATGAATAATTCTTGTTTTTTTCTTTTTTTAATGGGCGAGCGTAAATTCATGGCATGAATTCACACCACGCCTTAATATTCAAAGAGTGCCAGCTATATTGCAGAACGTATAAGAGCAAGCCAACAGTACCCATTGTCTTTTCCAGCGGTACTTTAATGTTGTATGATGTCTTGATGATGAAGGGATTTACTCTTGAAACCGAAACTCTTCAATCAGCTTTAGAGGGTAATACCAAGGCTCAACTGGATTTGTATTCGAGAATCCGTTCTTTTTCTATTCATATATGCATGAAACATTATCGTTTGACCTTGCACGACTCGGAGGA encodes:
- a CDS encoding Lrp/AsnC family transcriptional regulator; the protein is MKSKEKLILSYLRRNARETLTSLSKLTGFPVSTLHDKVKKYKSNTICRYTVLFNEKILGYEIKVHVLIKSLSPRREELIDYLKCHPNVNRLARINNGFNLFMELIFASIQEVEDFLEEMSGRFHISEKKVYWLVDEILRENFFSDPEIAKACILQQEMREAM